From the Topomyia yanbarensis strain Yona2022 unplaced genomic scaffold, ASM3024719v1 HiC_scaffold_50, whole genome shotgun sequence genome, the window TTGCATTTCAAATTAATGCTATTTCGTAGTCATATACTCTGTAGTGGCCAGTTTATATTAAATGTTCTCATGTTTACCATTTTTATGCAAACATGAGCAGTTTGAAGTATGTTCAGgctagttttgcttgaaaacatAGTTGGTACCCCAGTAGAGaaatattcacagggtcaatggaattgaaaatgattgagcGGCATGGctatttgaatgaatgatgcaatcAACAACTGCTGTTTGAAGATAGCAGgtcatgatttgagatttgttcctccTTCAACTCAACCAAACCTGTCAAAGATTTGCAGCTCTGGTGGTGTGTACACTTCCACGGATATTAACTGTCAGTCATAGAGAGTGGCTAAAATGCCGCTGATAATTGAAACAAAGTTCCGcacgtgaaaataaaaaattggaagCAAAAATACATACGTAAGTGACAGATTGATTCAACAGCAATCGGCATCTGATTGAAAGAATCGACCAAACCACGACAGGTTGTCCTATTGATACTGTATACGGTACTTCCTGGCGTATCTCAATAAACTCGATTCTTATCAGTTTTTGCCTTTTTTGCTTTTACGcgtatttttattcagtttttcgattcttttacatgtttttgtttgttgtgCACAGTAAGCATCATTATCGCATCACCACCGTAGCCGAACAATCCGGGTACTCCGAATCATGACCAAATGTaatttatattttcagattACTCGATCTCGGGCGGCCAGTCTCTGGTCTCTTGGAACGCCCATCGTACGCGCATCTTCCTCGATTACACACGTCCATCGAGTACGGGGTCTGCCCCGAAGTTGACGACCTATTTTAGGTTCTCAGTTGGGAATAACTTTAGCTGATCTCGCTTCCGGCATTCGCACTACATGCCCAGCCCATTGTAGTCTGCCATGATTTATCAGCTATGTCAGCATGTTTGTATGCTTGAAACAGTTCGTGGATCATGGCGCCTGTGCTATCTtccattttctgtttttttaatagtaaggtttaaaatgcttcaaaaaccgggcctgtagtgtattagcactgtgtgggactcacgacccACTTTCGTGCTTAACCGTTAAAAACACCCCTCACTCTTTTTTCGCCCTTCAACCCCCATAGAACTACATCAAGGTATCACTTCGGGGCGGGCTCATGcttttttcgcatttttttttttgctcacgagtttccgcagctatctcggagcctcacttgatcCATGAAATGTCTCGATttttgagtcatttagctctcgattcttctcttgcttttcgtctccatctattatgtgagccgtttagctgctgatttcctgagccatttagctcctgtttccgtgagccattcagctcccagccttatcacgatctgcACGGATAAcggcggtgaactcaccctactccgactgagttTCCCGGCGGAGGACCCGAAACCGATACtcgctttcttgagccatttagctcacagctttatcgagatctactcgggTATTATCCGACGATgaaactaccctactccgaTTGAGAGATCCCTGGCGGTGAAATTTCTTTCGGTACAGAActctgtttcgtgagccaattagctcccagccAATTAGAATCGATCCTATTGTGtattcctcggcggtggatttatcccgataccgatgtttgtttttgtgggcCATTTAACTcaccgcttcgtcccgatctgctcgatctagtccccggcggtcgACATACGCGATGGGTCAGCCAgtaggtgccgaggtctgtccagcgattccgggtggagcgtagcttccgtctctctggcgccccaacgacctaTCGATCGGCTGCTGGctgttcgacgcggtctactcgatctagtcctcggcagtggatctagcctactcactagctacccggtagggtgttgaggtcggtccggcgTTTCCGGTGGAGcatggcgtccggttcgctggcgtcccgatgacccgaacccgacgctGCGTTGCGTATTACTGTActggtcctcggcggtggatttaGTATACGCCGGTGGAGAGTTCCGGATTTTTCCCGAACCCGATTTGTTACTTCACGGCGGCCTTCTAGTCGGCGGCGCTgttttgttggtcccttcgccactggctctgcaactcggagagtatactcggcACTACTCTGTTGACCACAACCCAGATATGCtcatcgtggcacatctcttcgacgatattgtcgactaccacaccaggcataccccttcgaacttcttcgaaccacTCCGGCCAAAGGGTGTGacaaagcatgtccaaaccaatGCAGGTAATTCcagaagcatccatgcccggacaaaaattgcatcaaatggaagttcacctgaACATGCTTCCTACGCACCCACGctgatacatttgggatgaatcGGTGGGCCCACCTaactttctccgcgttgtcccattcttgctgccacttagccaacgagtccgctctgaCCAGTTTCTTTGCGTTTTGTGTATTCCTCCGCTGGtaacattccacgtcctcagcggGAGTGATGgcgggaatcatcccggcaaagTCGCACATCGCCTccaacgatatcgttctgtacgcgctctcgtcacgaacagccattaagcGAAACGCGGATCCCGCCCGCAGCCCAGGCCGATACGCCATACTTTAGTATTAAGGATGAGACATCCGCCAGAAGTCGCGCTGCATCTTGCTCCTGCGATGTTCGGCATGTGTTTGCGAATACGTtaattgtcctcgcagccttctcaaatacatagtcgacatggctgatgtaatttaaccgatcgtcgatcatcacacccaggtgcttcagtgcacgcatcgatggaattGAGTGTCCGCCAACGCTGATCACGACACGCgggattttttttcatgttctGACCTACCAGACAGAGGTAGTGTCTTGTGATGAGCCGGCTGCAACTTGGAATCAGCTattcaggtttccacgatgcctattgtctctgtcgTCAACATCTGAACTTCTTCGAaggtctcgccggttatcgtcaggacaatgtcatctgcaaagccgactatcttgactcccctgggcagttctagcattaacactccgttgtacattatgtTCTAAAGcgttactactctactctttttactgttctgacgagtattgaacgcagaattcttctttCAAACACACTGAGCACTCGATAGTCTGCTTCATTCAACGCCATGCCTCATTTCCGTACAGAgtaacagggagtatcagcgatttgtatggagcataGAGCGTCTTTTTATATCGTTATTAGATGTCACTTGCGATCTAAGTTATATGAATTGGTCGCAACCTCGCACCTTACCCCATTTCACTTCAAAACCAACACTTGTTCTCTACCAGAAACCATGTACTTTATCACATCAGAATTTACAATCAGTGCGATTCTCACAACCTCCCTTTTTAAAAGGTACAAATGCCTCGTCCATTGCACTGCGATCAACGAAGCCAAAAGGCATGGGAGTTCTCGTGATGATGGTTCTGCACTTCAGATATTGCATCAGCGTATAATCGAACGCTATGTTAAACAATAGAATATAGAGTGCATCGCTCTGATTCAATCCATCTAACGTCGTAAATGAGTCGGATATCTCTCCGGGTATTTGTACgataaattttggtttttttcaCTAAGTCGGTTTTGTCGGAGAGCAATGTTCATTGTTCATGCATTATCGGTCACAGTAGATTTCGTATCACTGAAATTGCGAAATCCACAAACAGACTGTGTCCGCTATTTATTGCATTTTAAACATTGGGTCCATCGTTGATCGTTGGCGGTTGGCGGCGACAAAGAATTTTGGATAGCAATGTGGTTATTCGATAGTTGCAACAATCCAGTCTATCACCCTTTTGTAGATGGGACGAACTTCTCCTTCCAAGCTTCTTGCATCCGAATCTTCAAAATCACCCAGCAAAGGGCTCTAAGCCAATGCGTCTCCTCAGTATTTGAATAGCTCACATGGCAGCTGATCATTGTCAATGGCTTTATTGTTCCTCAGTCGTCCGATCTCTTTCTGAATCTCGGATAGATGCTATACTGTGAACCTGCCGCGAATCCCATGATGCATGATTGCCCCGTTGAGTCTCTGCGTCCGTACGCAAATCCTCACTTGACGAATTACGTATAACATCGGAGATTTTTTCTGGAGCTTTGAACTTGATGGATTAGATTTTTCGTCCGTGGGTGAGGTGATCCACAGGTGGCCTTATAAGTATCTTTGCGGGATAGGATGCCATAAAAATTCTCGTTCGGATGCCTCCTGTCATTGGTAACGGTGTGCAGACAGTGTCAGTGTACGTCGATGATGTATTAGTTGAGGAAATGACCTTTGATCCTCATTATAAAGTCGGTTTCCGGTTCATTATATGAGTCACCGCTCTGGTACATTGTAGCCGCTCGAttcccgcttttccacaccttttGTCTCGCCACGCGTAAGTTCTTGTATTGCTACGATCCAGAAGCAACGAATTTGTAGCTCATCGTGCAGAGCTCGATCTAATCCTGGAAAGCACAGCGACTAATAGTATGTATATTTGAAACGtcttatttttctttttggATAATAGTTGTTTATATTAAATTGACTAGATCTTCATAAGAATCATAAGAATCAGTACTGTGACCATATTCTGCATAAGCTGATTGGTTTTTCAGGAATATCTAGCACACAATATGGAAACAAAACTGatttttcgtttttgattttcGCGTCATTCTGTATTTCTTCTTTAATGATTAATTCTCACTGGCAATATTGTGTAAACAAATATTGTGAAAATAAGGGCCTGTATTGAAAGACACCTACTTAGTTTTGAAAATATCGCTTTACGACATTAAGGATGTACTTTCCCCCATAAATTAAGTTAACTACAATATCATCTTTGATAGATGATGTAACCGATTCAAGTTTTGAACTAAACTAAACCGGCTATCAAACTTAGGTTCTTGAACTTAACCTGAAATCGGATTTTATTCCGAAATACATACTGCAGTGTCGCGAGAATTCGACGTAGTTACCTTTGTTGATGCAGCTAGTCTGGTGTCTTTCCAGCATTCTTTTAAAAACAACGACATAAGTATCTCAtgcgcagaaaaaaatgttcgcaCATATATTCACGCTTTTCCCAACTACATTAGCAAATATTTAAATATCTCACGagtcattccagttctactgcAGACCACTTCGACACATTCAGGTAACTCCCTCCCACCAACCCGAAAACAGTCACAGCTCACTGTATTCCGTTACTAATCTATTTTTCCCCTTCAAAACCTCCTCAACATTCCAGAGAAACCTCCACTTCCGAAAACATCCGCCACTAGCAGCAGCGCCAGCTCCACCACTATGGAGCGCAAACGTCCTCAGAGTGGTACTAGCACACCGGCCAAGCCACCCACTGCACCGGACAGTGCTAAGAAACATTCGGTAGAGAAGCAACGCGTCAGCAGTGCCCGGGGTACTCCGAAGGCAGCGTCGACACCACTTCAGTCACCCGGGCCGGAAAAGGCCAACCGAAGCATACACGACAGTTTGCAGCAAAAGCAATCGACGCTACCGGTCACTTTGGTGAAGCAAGGATCGTCGGCCAGCGCAAAGAGTACCGAGGAGAAGGTTGAAAATGGAACACCGAAGCAGCCGGTGGAAGCTGTTGTGCAGTCAGAAACCGTTACCACTGTGGTAGAAACTGCTgaaaagcagcagcagcaggagCAAACCATTATAACTGAGATTAAAGTAGAGGAAACACACGTTGAATCGGAGATAGTTGAAAAAATACCACAGGTTCCAAATCAGTTGGAAGTCAGCAATCACGAGGAGAAGCGAGATGAAACAAAGGACACCAATAGTTTAGAACCCGAGCAAAATGGGGACGGTTCAAATGTTGATCTGATGACTGCGTCTATGCATGCGAAGCGCATCTCTACGGAGGAGGAAGCCAAAGCCGCGCTCGCCGAACGTCGCCGGCTGGCTCGCGAGGAAGCCGAGCGCCAAGCCGAACTAGAACGTCAACGAATTGAAGCCGAAGAGGAAGCGGAAAGACAGCGTCAACTCGAGGAAGAGGAACGTCTTCGCATGCTCGAGGAGGAAACGATTCGTTTGGGCGAAGAACAGCGCCGCCTCGAAGAGGAACGCCTGCAGCAGGCTATCGAAGAGGCCAAGAAGCGCGATGAAGAAGAGCGGCTGCGTCGCGAGGAGGAAGCACGCCAGAAGGTGGAGCGGGAGGAGTCCGAACGTAAAGCCCGCGAGGAAGCCGAACGGCAGCGTATCGAAATGGCCGAAAGACTTAAGAAGGAGGAGAAGGAACGCGAGGAACGGAGAAAGCGCGTCGAAGCGATTATGTCGCGGACACGCGCTAAGGGTAGTGCTAACAATACGCCGACTAAGGTGAGtgttttaaaacagttttttttataacCCAGAGAAATTAAAAGATTTCATTTTAATCTATTAATATTTATCGTCTTTAACTATTAATATTTATCGTTGGTTTCATATTGAGATGCTAATTCATAATACCTGTTCACTCTCAACGACAGCAGTCCGACGATAATAGAGAAGATGTCATGAGTAAAAGTGAAATTGTAACATCCAGTGCGACAACAGCGACCAACGTGGACACAACAATGTCGATGACCGAGTCAATGTTGGAATCAGTTAGCCAACAACACCCGGAAGCCGAATCTGTCTCTCAAGTACCGGCCGAGGCAAGTGAAAAGGTTGACCTACTGGCACAAGATGTCCAGACACTGGTACTGGTAGAGGATGGAGATGATCAGAACCAGCAAAATAACAACAATAACAGTAGTTTAAATAATAACCATAACAACAACAGTATGGATACCGCTATCATCACTAACGCTAGCGCCGAGTATGAGCGTTCGGTGACGGAGAAGGAAAACTATCTGCTAGGTAGCTTTAACAACAATTTGAACAGTAACGTTGTCGCCAGCAATGGCGGTGACAGTGATATTGGCAGCAGTCAGCAGCCTTCGTCGCTCGAGTCTAGCTCGACACCCGTGGGAGTCACCACCAATGGCAAATCGACACCGGGTGCGACGACGATCGCCGAGACGACTGAGCTGATCATCGAGGATGCGATCATGAGCGGCCAAACCAACGGTCACAAGAATGGCAGTATTGATAATGTGTTGTAAgtagattgtttttttttctcttataTTAGTAAGCTTCCATGTTTCTCCATGTTTAAAAACCCATGTACTAGAGTGTAATGTCCTTCAAAAGTGTACGTTTATCACAGGGTAGTAAGTGTTCGGAAAGCTTTCCTCGGCAGTTCACAGTCTCTTTATGTTATACCTACGGCGAGTTGCGGCAGGCTTGAAAGTAGTACTGGATCCTTTTTTGAATAGCATTGGATTCATTTCGTACAGAAGAATCTCTCAGATCGTTAGGGTATAATGTTTGTTACAAATTACAGCGTCTATGTAATTGGATACTGATTATGTAATACTAGTACTACGATGGTTCGCTAGCTCATAGGGAACCAGCTATAAATCTCACCTATCCCTAGAGTATGTGTCTGTGTCGCAAACGTTTACAAATATCTTCTGTGCTTACATGAATCCCGATATTAAATTCTAACGTCCACGTTGTGCTCCGATTCTTTTCTAGATTACGTGTTGCGGATATTTAGAGTGCTAAATACAATACATACATTTCGAGTGTAGACAGAAGCGAGAAAGAAAGTGTGTTAACAGAGATCCTAATAATGAGAGATAAATTCTTGAAAGAGAGTACAAAGCATATAGACCAAGCCATTGACGATAGGTACCTATATTCTGTATCGTTAGTTATGTTGTTTGAATTAACTATCATTACGCCAAGCTAATGTCCTTTGTCGTGTGAACCTGTGTAAACCATAAATAATGCGCCCTAAATTAGAAAGGCTAAACAGTTATTAACCATTTACTCCATTCCTTTACATCCACTAAACGCGTAACACCAATTGTCATGTGCTTTTTGATATAATAGTAATAGATTGGATCACGTTAACTCCATCAGCAATGTAGTACTAGATTACTGGTTAAACAGCGTGAGATCTAATCACACTACAATAATAtgaggaaaatttttattttatttctactaCCAAAAAAGACATGCGAATTGAATTTTTCCAGCATCGAAATCTTTATTTCTAGTACTTTTACTGTAATAAATTAACTCCGAATCTAGTACTCAATTTTGCTAATATTATTTGTAGCTCAAGTTTGGAGCTTATAGACCTAGATATAGAAGTAACGCTACAAGTTGTCATCTCaaagtttgttttgttatttctgTTATCATTTCATGTTCGAAATCACTTATCTAATTTCTCCCTTCCCTCGTCTGAGACGGCCTAACTTCAGTACTAGTCCAGCCTGATTAATCCACGGTTTCCCTCCtattttcttatatctactccCAACACTAGTGCGCAAATTCCTTCGGCTGTCGAAGGTTCCCCGAAATTTCTAGTGCATTTTGACACCGGTAGTCATTCCGACGAACTAGCGCTCTCACCAGCAGCCGGTATCGTGGAAAGCAGTGAACATTACCCTCTATTGGAGACGCCCTCCACCAATACCGCAAcgaccgccgccgccgccgctcaGTTGATCGATTTCGGTAGTTTCCAATCGTTGACCGAGGAAGTGCAGCCACAAAGTGCGGCCATCGTCGATCATGATCCGTTCAATTTGAACAATAATAACAACTACAACAACGCCAGCAGTAGTGAAAATCTAATCGATAGCAGTAGTTTTGGTACCTCAAGCTCCCCTACCGCTACCTCCCTGTTTACCGGCAGCGATATCAATATGATCAGTAATAGCAATTTTCTAAACAATAATGCCACGAGGCTAGTCGCAACATCAGACAGTCAAGATAACCGAGGTAAATCGATTTATGTTTGTTttgtcttagttttggaacGCATTCAGGCTTGTACTTTTGACTGCACTGAGAAATTGGCAAACGTCCTGCCGGACGATAGAATGTGTTTGTAGAATACGTTTGCATTTTTCTCATCGTGGTGGTGTGATACTGattttgtttttgtgttgtGTCATATTCTGGGCATTTTGGCTTATAGATATTCTATCGCTTCAAAAGCTTCAGTTCTGCCCATGCACATTTAAAGCGTTCTTTATGTTAGATTTTGTAGTACTAGAATTGCATTTGTGTGACTATGACATATCTATCAGTGACGGTTCTGAAATTGAGATGATTACCAATTCCCAAAGCATATAGGATTTTCATTTCAAACATTCTAGTACTACAACACATCCCGCATACAGGATGGAATTTATACTTCCCACCGCACCGCTATCCTCTTTTTTTGGTAAATAGCTTATCTTATCTGCCTTTCATTTATCGTTTTTTCTTTCAAACCCACTTCGTTTACAACTCAAAACCACAACCATTACCTTCCTACGAACCGCTTATCACATCTACTCACCACTGGAGCTGCACTTCACTATCTTTCACCGTAATTAATATAAAATGTACGCGCACGAACACAAATATCAACAAAACATCGCACaaaacacactcacacacacacacgcacactcgACGAAAAGATCTCGCCTACAAACAATCGGCACTGGTACTGTATGTCATCGCATTTATTTATGGTTGCCTGCTGGCCGCCATCCAAGCAGCAGCTGACTAACGCAGGTTCATCAACAACGGCAACATCCACTGCGATCGGCAGCTGTCGCCTCCACCGTTAACCACCTCTTGAACACCAAACAACGGGTTAGTAGCAGGCAATGAGTGACTATGTCCGGTGTACGTTTGATGATTGTTGGTGTCGTTTTTTGGGTTGATCGGAAGCGGGTCGTGTTCGgagatttatttttgtttttatcttcTTGTTAGTATTTGCGTAATCTAGTAGACTTAAGCTGTTGTCTTCATCGTCCACGGGAAGGGATAAACGATTGAGTTTAAGAGAAATGTTGATGCACTATCTACTTAACGGAATGCAGATGATCTATCAAACTCTTCCATTGGGGTATAAGGGTTATTAAACTCTGGGTAACCGGTTACCGAGAGTAACCTATTTTGTTTAAACTAGAACAATTATAACTGCATACAGTGGGCCGCTCTGCTACTACGGCAAAAAGCGAATGGGACTCAGTCCGCTCTACTCTATGGATGAATGATGGTTTTTACTACTCAGCTCCATCTGTGACCATTAATGCAccatacccaagtaacaattaaagttttatagcacgctacaagtgcgaTTTAAGTTTTATTAGTGATTATAAAACTACCATGTAACCTTAATTGTTGCTAGAATAGTGTACATTGCGGAGACAGCGGAGCTGgatctaaataaaactaaatgATCTAACTGATCACCACTTGACTCTGTTTTCGTGTAGATTAAGGAAGCATACATGGGCAGAAATTAGCATACATTGTTTTCACCTAACACTAAGTCTTACCTAGTCTATGTTATGAATTGGTGTTATTAAAGCTATTTACTAGGATATTCACTAGGTAGATTTAACAATAGCACTAGCAAAAGGAGTAGATTTATGCCTTTAACGTAGAAATTGAGTTTAAGCAATAGTTCAGTTCACTTTTGATTTTTGTATAGCAGTATGGTATAATATAGAGTAGATTTATGATAGCGATTTGTTTATGTTTACGTCCTTCAGGGTGCTTCCGATCCTCTCATCAGGTCGGGTGCGGCGGGTAGTAGAGCATTATTTAGTAGGGGCATGGTCCCCTCCCCCTCCCGGAATGTGCGAAGGATTACGTGATAGCGCATTCGCATACAACACCAACGTCGAGTACTGCTAGAGATACTGGAGAGTGTTTTCGTAGATCCCGCCAGGTGCTGTTTGTACGGTTGCCCGCCGTACCTGTTCGTCGGGTGTCTATTGCATAGCAATAGACCTTTAGGCCAGCAGTTACGTTCGAACTTTGAGTCGACGATTATTACGATATCGCCAACCGTAGCAAGCTTCGACAGAGTGAACCACTAGGTTTTTCGTGTGATCGTAGGCAGATGGTCATGGACCCATTGCTTCCAGAACCTGTCTGTCATGACCTGTGACTGAATCCAATGGTTCTTTCTGTGCACATGGCTGCTATCGAAGGGAATTCACATCAAACCGATCTGCAAACGGTTTTGTACTGGAACGGGCGATATGTCGTCATCTATGGGAATGTTAATCAGTGGTCATGAGTTGACGACGTTCTCGACTTCAATGAAGGTATTTTGCAACATTTTGTCGGTGGGTAGACAGGGCTGAAGCTTAACCAAGTTTGACCTCACAATCAGTCCCATGCTCCTCCCATATGTGACGAAACCGGTAGGTTGAAAACCCAATGAGTGCGGCTTgatgtaaagggcgaacacgaaattattgcgacacattcaacagagcataacttttttaccattgggtaaaaatcaaccaaattttgcacactttctcattgatgtgtattgtttacatgctgtcaaactcgaagtcgtgtttttcgattcaacgaaaatggaggtgaaccaacgcgagtcgagagaacaaattctttccaaacacttggaatttcctgacctgtcgcaccggcagttgggaaaaatgttgaacattcaccattcaaccgtctccagagtgttgaagcggttccaggagcggttgacgttggaccacggcaaaggagctggaagaaaaccgggaccggagaacaaaaagacggagggtaaaggtgaagcggatgattaaagcaaatcccaacgtctcaagccgtgatttggttAAAAACAttggcatgtcgcagagctacgtccagaatgcaaagaagagagctggactacatacatacaaggtacagaacttcccaaaccgcgatgagcggcaacaatcgacggctaaaactcgggcacggaagctctacgagaagatgctgacaaaatatggctgctgtgtgatagacgacgaaacgtatataaaagccgattttaagcaaattccggggttggagtttttcaccggcaagagcaagttctatgtggacgacaaatttaagaagaagaaaatgtcgaagttcgcctccaaatatctcaggccatctgctcttgcggactgagtgagcctttcgtgacaaaaggcacagtaaatggcgagatctacaaatctgagtgcctcga encodes:
- the LOC131695733 gene encoding ensconsin-like isoform X13; this translates as MGTDMMGMANELDRIPSTTLAALRGILVKSLSRENLSLTDQQLLVYRKDRHVSFNVAGNRDANVQKQTRPSSANKDNRPHSVAHTLHWFACVGEDYDINGFNNEEEQQKEREERIKQIKERQNEERQRKLEELKAQALAAQKFREQKEEERRRRMEDLRRRENDRRSQVEERRRAIQEADNERRQYILQKNQERDQRMETKRRNERSSIQFAFGSSTPRMIESGDSGMSSSFWTNRRATSITNVAYTGAPLTRRSSERELTDGSSKKRATSASGLDRSTDGLRSGEITPNSLNASRPGSAMSSSTTASGIVYRRSIPASLSTPRKPRPFSIAVTGVSAGVKEEKPPLPKTSATSSSASSTTMERKRPQSGTSTPAKPPTAPDSAKKHSVEKQRVSSARGTPKAASTPLQSPGPEKANRSIHDSLQQKQSTLPVTLVKQGSSASAKSTEEKVENGTPKQPVEAVVQSETVTTVVETAEKQQQQEQTIITEIKVEETHVESEIVEKIPQVPNQLEVSNHEEKRDETKDTNSLEPEQNGDGSNVDLMTASMHAKRISTEEEAKAALAERRRLAREEAERQAELERQRIEAEEEAERQRQLEEEERLRMLEEETIRLGEEQRRLEEERLQQAIEEAKKRDEEERLRREEEARQKVEREESERKAREEAERQRIEMAERLKKEEKEREERRKRVEAIMSRTRAKGSANNTPTKQSDDNREDVMSKSEIVTSSATTATNVDTTMSMTESMLESVSQQHPEAESVSQVPAEASEKVDLLAQDVQTLVLVEDGDDQNQQNNNNNSSLNNNHNNNSMDTAIITNASAEYERSVTEKENYLLGSFNNNLNSNVVASNGGDSDIGSSQQPSSLESSSTPVGVTTNGKSTPGATTIAETTELIIEDAIMSGQTNGHKNGSIDNVFAQIPSAVEGSPKFLVHFDTGSHSDELALSPAAGIVESSEHYPLLETPSTNTATTAAAAAQLIDFGSFQSLTEEVQPQSAAIVDHDPFNLNNNNNYNNASSSENLIDSSSFGTSSSPTATSLFTGSDINMISNSNFLNNNATRLVATSDSQDNRDLSLL
- the LOC131695733 gene encoding inner centromere protein A-like isoform X6; translated protein: MGTDMMGMANELDRIPSTTLAALRGILVKSLSRENLSLTDQQLLVYRKDRHVSFNVAGNRDANVQKQTRPSSANKDNRPHSVAHTLHWFACVGEDYDINGFNNEEEQQKEREERIKQIKERQNEERQRKLEELKAQALAAQKFREQKEEERRRRMEDLRRRENDRRSQVEERRRAIQEADNERRQYILQKNQERDQRMETKRRNERSSIQFAFGSSTPRMIESGDSGMSSSFWTNRRATSITNVAYTGAPLTRRSSERELTDGSSKKRATSASGLDRSTDDMRRMSSSMYEVFNWAQTSECPKKLTLSLAGTGINIDEPPSSAERAAAAAIGGATRRDDSADMSYQRTVNRRKTDLMPTIPSPRDSSRSSLGTHTPRTPGRAFSMTRLDQLAQPRRRNGEHISAIVERERRQAMELENLTRLSLSSSRSSPTADGSAKRMSRSMSQLASSSSAAKYRNQSQERHSGGRPGRKSSFNSSLLGETLMMNRSDTSKSMSQLNTAGRVPRITKTERLRQQVREQLNGSAQMTTTMMLSMSTTATEKPPLPKTSATSSSASSTTMERKRPQSGTSTPAKPPTAPDSAKKHSVEKQRVSSARGTPKAASTPLQSPGPEKANRSIHDSLQQKQSTLPVTLVKQGSSASAKSTEEKVENGTPKQPVEAVVQSETVTTVVETAEKQQQQEQTIITEIKVEETHVESEIVEKIPQVPNQLEVSNHEEKRDETKDTNSLEPEQNGDGSNVDLMTASMHAKRISTEEEAKAALAERRRLAREEAERQAELERQRIEAEEEAERQRQLEEEERLRMLEEETIRLGEEQRRLEEERLQQAIEEAKKRDEEERLRREEEARQKVEREESERKAREEAERQRIEMAERLKKEEKEREERRKRVEAIMSRTRAKGSANNTPTKQSDDNREDVMSKSEIVTSSATTATNVDTTMSMTESMLESVSQQHPEAESVSQVPAEASEKVDLLAQDVQTLVLVEDGDDQNQQNNNNNSSLNNNHNNNSMDTAIITNASAEYERSVTEKENYLLGSFNNNLNSNVVASNGGDSDIGSSQQPSSLESSSTPVGVTTNGKSTPGATTIAETTELIIEDAIMSGQTNGHKNGSIDNVFAQIPSAVEGSPKFLVHFDTGSHSDELALSPAAGIVESSEHYPLLETPSTNTATTAAAAAQLIDFGSFQSLTEEVQPQSAAIVDHDPFNLNNNNNYNNASSSENLIDSSSFGTSSSPTATSLFTGSDINMISNSNFLNNNATRLVATSDSQDNRDLSLL